The genomic segment CTTCGGCATTCCGGGAATCGGGCGCTATTTCGTGCAGGGTGCGCTCAACCGCGACTATACGCTGGTCATGGGCACGGTGGTCGTGATTGCGGTCTTCGTGATCGTGTTCAACCTCCTCGTCGACCTGATCTATGCCGCGCTCGACCCGCGCGTGCGCTACGGATGAGGACAGGGCCATGACGACCGTTCCGGACATGGCAGACGAGACGGCGGCGGCGCCGGGCGCGGCGAGCGGGCGCTCGCTGTGGGGCTATGCCTGGCTCCGGCTCAAGAGGAACCGCGCGGCGGTGGCGAGCATCGCGGTGCTCGCCCTCGTCACGCTCGCCTGCATCGTGGGGCCGTGGCTCTCGCCGCACGGCTACGCCACGGTCTACCAGGACTATGTGAAGGTGCCGGCGAGCCTCGAGCCCTATCCGCGTGCCGACGCCATCGTGCCGGCGGTGGAGGAGGCGCTGAGGCGCGCCCGCGTCGAGGTCGATACGGTCGAGCTCGATGGCGGCACCGTGACGGTCGCGGTCACCTCGTCGCGCGAGATCGACCCGCGCATCACCCGCTATCTCGACCGCTCGGACCTGCTCTCCGGCGCGGAGGTGGCCGGGACGGGACCGGACGGCCGCTCCATGACGCTCACCGCCAATGTGGAGCGCGAATATTTCCTCTTCGGCACCGACGCCAACGGCCGCGATCTCATGACCCGCACGCTGATCGCCGGGCGCGTCTCGCTCGCCATCGGCCTTCTCGCCAGCATCGTCGCGCTCGTGATCGGGGTGACCTACGGTGCGGTCGCGGGCTATTTCGGCGGGCGGGTGGATAGCGTGATGATGCGCATCGTCGACGTGCTCTACTCGCTGCCCTTCATGTTCTTCGTCATTCTGCTGGTGGTGTTCTTCGGGCGCAACTTCATCTTGATGTTCATCGCCGTCGGCGCCATCGAGTGGCTCGACATGGCGCGCATCGTGCGCGGACAGACCATGATGCTCCGCCGCCAGGAATTCGTCGAGGCGGCGGAGGCGCTGGGCGTCGGCACGGGCGGCATACTCAGGCGCCATATCGTGCCCAATGTGCTCGGACCGGTGATCGTCTATGTCACGCTGCTCGTTCCGAAGGTCATCCTGCTGGAGAGCTTCCTGAGCTTCCTCGGGCTCGGCGTCCAGGAGCCCATGACGAGCTGGGGCGTGCTGATCTCGGAGGGCTCGCGCGCCATACGCGGCGCACCCTGGCTGCTCATCTACCCGTCCGTCTTCCTCACCGTCACGCTGTTCGCGCTGAACTTCCTCGGCGACGGCCTGCGCGACGCGCTCGACCCGAAGGACCGGTGATATGGCGATGGTCGCAATCCCGCCGCCGGAAACGCCAACCGGCGTCCCCCTCACCCTCCCATCGCTTGCGCGATGGGCCCCTCCCTCTCCCGCGAGGGGAGAGGGGATATGGATGCGGCTCGGATCGGAAGCCCTCTCCCCTCGCGGGAGAGGGGGGCGCCGAAGGCGCCGGGAGAGGGGGTGTGAGCCAGCCACAGGCCAACTCCGCAGTCTGCGAGGGGATTGAGGAATGCAGGACAGCGTCCTCGCCATTCGCGGGCTCGATGTCCGCTTCGACACCGCCGATGGCGAAGTCCATGCGGTGAGATCGGTCGATCTCGATGTCGGCGAGGGCGAGACGGTCGCGGTCGTCGGGGAATCGGGTTCCGGCAAGAGCCAGATCATGCTCGCCGCCATGGGGCTTCTCGCGGCCAACGGGCGGGTGTCGGGCTCCGTCGCCTTTCGCGGCACGGAGCTTCTGGGACTGTCCCAGCGCGCGCTCAACCGTTATCGCGGCACACGGCTCTCCATGATCTTCCAGGAGCCGATGACCTCGCTCGACCCGCTCTACCCCATCGGCCGGCAGGTCGCCGAGCCGCTCGTCCATCACGGGCGCATGTCGCGCGGCGCGGCCCGGGCGCGCGTACTGGAGCTGCTGGAGCTGGTGCGCCTGCCGGATCCCGGGCGCATGGTGCGGTCCTATCCCCACGAGCTTTCCGGCGGCCAGCGACAGCGCGTGATGATCGCCATGGCGCTCGCCAACGAGCCCGACATCCTGATCGCCGACGAGCCGACCACGGCGCTCGACGTGACCATACAGGCGGAAATCCTGGCGCTGCTCGCCGATCTCCAGGACCGGCTCGGCATGTCCATCGTGTTCATCACCCACGATCTCGGCATCGTGCGCGGCTTTGCCGACCGGGTCTATGTGATGTCCGGGGGCCGGGTGGTGGAAGAGGGCGGGACGCGCCGCATCTTCGAGGCCCCGCGCGAGAAATACACGAAGATGCTGCTCGCCGCGGAGCCGGAGGGCCGCAAGGCGCCGCCGCCCGCCGGAGCGCCGATCCTGCTGTCGGGCGAGAATATCCGCGTCACCTACACCCTCGGCGGCGGGCTGCTTGGCGGATCGGCAATGCAGGTCAGGGCGGTTGACGGTATCGGGGTCATGCTGCGCCAGGGCCAGACCATCGGCGTGGTGGGCGAGTC from the Kaustia mangrovi genome contains:
- a CDS encoding ABC transporter permease subunit, which translates into the protein MTTVPDMADETAAAPGAASGRSLWGYAWLRLKRNRAAVASIAVLALVTLACIVGPWLSPHGYATVYQDYVKVPASLEPYPRADAIVPAVEEALRRARVEVDTVELDGGTVTVAVTSSREIDPRITRYLDRSDLLSGAEVAGTGPDGRSMTLTANVEREYFLFGTDANGRDLMTRTLIAGRVSLAIGLLASIVALVIGVTYGAVAGYFGGRVDSVMMRIVDVLYSLPFMFFVILLVVFFGRNFILMFIAVGAIEWLDMARIVRGQTMMLRRQEFVEAAEALGVGTGGILRRHIVPNVLGPVIVYVTLLVPKVILLESFLSFLGLGVQEPMTSWGVLISEGSRAIRGAPWLLIYPSVFLTVTLFALNFLGDGLRDALDPKDR
- a CDS encoding ABC transporter ATP-binding protein, giving the protein MQDSVLAIRGLDVRFDTADGEVHAVRSVDLDVGEGETVAVVGESGSGKSQIMLAAMGLLAANGRVSGSVAFRGTELLGLSQRALNRYRGTRLSMIFQEPMTSLDPLYPIGRQVAEPLVHHGRMSRGAARARVLELLELVRLPDPGRMVRSYPHELSGGQRQRVMIAMALANEPDILIADEPTTALDVTIQAEILALLADLQDRLGMSIVFITHDLGIVRGFADRVYVMSGGRVVEEGGTRRIFEAPREKYTKMLLAAEPEGRKAPPPAGAPILLSGENIRVTYTLGGGLLGGSAMQVRAVDGIGVMLRQGQTIGVVGESGSGKSTLGRALLRLVPSQGRIVYAGRDIQGLDRKGMRPLRREMQVVFQDPFGSLSPRMTVGEIVTEGLLVHEPSLGARERAARAAQALEDVELDPAMRNRYPHEFSGGQRQRIAIARAMILNPSLVVLDEPTSALDRSVQKRVVTLLRGLQETHGLSYIFISHDLAVVRAMADHVIVMRAGHIVEEGGVEEIFDRPREDYTRAVIAAALDPGAAGRSRKGRAGQGDLGQPLHME